The sequence TTTTCAGCCCAGTCAGGTTTGGATAACCGGGAAATTGATCGACAAAATCTTCACTGACAAAAGAACCGCTGGGCTGAAAGGAGGGGTTGAGGTTATTTCGGCGCAGAGTTTCAGTGGTTGACGGTCCGATCGTCGCGTATTTGCCTGTGAACATTCTGCCACTCGGGCGCTCAGCCCATCGAGATATGAAGTACTGAACGGCATTCGTGGACGCAAACATAATCCAGTCATACTCATCGATTCGAGCAATGGCAGTGTCTACACTCTGCCAATTCAGTGGAGGAACGATTTCGATTGTCGGTAGCTCGATTACTGACGCACCCAGTGCCGTCAACCTTGATGTCAGCTCGCTTGCCTGATGCCCGGCGCGAGTCACGACTATGCTGATGCCAGTCAGAGGATGCGTTTTTTTCATCGCCTTTAGTTCCTTGCCGGGGATGACACAGAAGTACTAAGGAGGTGATATCGCCGATGGTGTCGATTGTTTGAGTTCGCGAAGAATTCTCTCTGCTCCGAGTTCTTCCACTCGCTCTGCCAGATTGCTTCCCAACTCGGTCGCTTTGTCGATTGCAGATTCGAGAGATACCCTGATTACTTCCGAGCCGTCTAAAGCTGCTACGCAACCAGTCAATCGCAGTCTGCCGTCTCTCAGTGTCTGACCCAGGGCGCCGACCGGAACCGAGCAGCCTCCGCCGAGTTTATCGAGAAAAGCGCGTTCAGCATCAATTTCTGCTCTGACGTTGATGTTTTCGATCACGGTCAAATAATCCAGAATAGCTTTGTCGCCCGCACGGCATTCCACTGCCAGCGCACCTTGCCCGACGGCAGGCGTACAAACTGCCATGTCTAGATATTCGTTTATCTTGTTGCTCAGACCAAGACGAATCAGTCCGGCCGCAGCAAGCACCATCGCATCGCATTGTCCATCTGTATGTTTACGCAGCCGCGTTGGTATGTTGCCGCGAATGTCGCAGAACTCCAG is a genomic window of Candidatus Melainabacteria bacterium containing:
- a CDS encoding hydroxymethylbilane synthase, whose translation is MTKKTTKSSKQKCVRVGTRESQLARLQTDIVIKELTGRFPDLKFEIVPITTGGDKVQTKPIAELGGRGVFVKELEDALYSDRVDFVVHSLKDLPTELPRDLVLACVLDREDPRDVLVANDDLELKTLPPGTRVATSSRRRTAQIRSLRTDLEFCDIRGNIPTRLRKHTDGQCDAMVLAAAGLIRLGLSNKINEYLDMAVCTPAVGQGALAVECRAGDKAILDYLTVIENINVRAEIDAERAFLDKLGGGCSVPVGALGQTLRDGRLRLTGCVAALDGSEVIRVSLESAIDKATELGSNLAERVEELGAERILRELKQSTPSAISPP